From Rhizophagus irregularis chromosome 9, complete sequence, the proteins below share one genomic window:
- a CDS encoding mitochondrial 54S ribosomal bL35m  domain-containing protein, with protein sequence MSFLFNFGQRAVLNSVTIRGSIKPLFYNFNFIKSFGTKITHHSLLTNYTTQKNVFQISSLNTRFTIKPPIGTSSNNNFIRFKSYKMKTHSGAKKRFRILRNGKFKRFKAGKRHLNTGVSRSKIRLLSNPAYSHPSQMNHLKKLMPYA encoded by the exons ATGTCCTTTCTCTTTAACTTCG GTCAAAGGGCCGTTTTGAATTCCGTGACAATACGTGGTTCAATTAAGCccttgttttataattttaattttattaaatcttttggtACTAAAATAACACATCATTcattattaactaattatactacacaaaaaaatgtatttcaAATTTCGTCGCTTAATACGCGTTTCACAATAAAACCTCCTATTGGTACTagttctaataataattttattcgatTTAAATCGTATAAAATGAAAACTCATTCAGGAGCAAAGAaaag atttcGTATCTTACGTAATGGAAagtttaaaagatttaaagcCGGAAAAAGACATTTAAATACGGGAGTTTCACGTTCTAAAATTAGACTTTTAAGTAATCCAGCATATTCGCATCCGTCTCAAatgaatcatttaaaaaaacttatgcCTTATGCTTAA